From Drosophila nasuta strain 15112-1781.00 chromosome X, ASM2355853v1, whole genome shotgun sequence, one genomic window encodes:
- the LOC132795849 gene encoding carboxypeptidase D isoform X3, which translates to MILRNTIVGQLLLLMLLYTTEYLCNAKTVSTEPLSMALPEPRAYLPDAQNLDFVYHDHEELTRFLRATSARYPNLTALYSIGKSIQGRDLWVMVVSSSPYEHMVGKPDVKYVGNIHGNEPVGREMLLHLIQYFVSSYNTDQYVKWLLDNTRIHILPTMNPDGYAVSKEGTCDGGQGRYNARGFDLNRNFPDYFKQNNKRGQPETDAVKDWISKIQFVLSGSLHGGALVASYPYDNTPNSSPLGAVFQTYSAAPSLTPDDDVFKHLSLVYARNHAKMSRGVACKSATPAFENGITNGAAWYPLTGGMQDYNYVWYGCMEITLEISCCKFPPAYELKKYWEDNQLSLIKFLAEAHRGVQGFVFDPAGMPIERASIKIKGRDVGFQTTKYGEFWRILLPGYYKAEVFAEGYAPREVEFVIVEQHPTLLNVTLQASKRVEGVGAGGPSFYRPMQAPQHYRPGVPPYATAASNDNGILSTISNGLNSLYSNIFG; encoded by the exons ATGATACTGCGAAACACAATTGTtggccagctgctgttgctgatgttgctctACACAACGGAGTATCTGTGCAATGCCAAGACCGTATCCACGGAGCCACTTTCAATGGCATTGCCCGAACCACGAGCTTATCTACCCGATGCCCAAAATCTGGATTTCGTTTATCACGATCACGAGGAGCTCACTCGATTCTTGAG GGCCACAAGTGCTCGATATCCCAATCTAACAGCACTTTATTCGATTGGCAAATCGATACAAGGCCGTGATCTCTGGGTAATGGTCGTGAGTTCATCGCCGTATGAGCATATGGTGGGCAAACCCGATGTCAAATATGTGGGCAACATTCACGGCAACGAGCCGGTGGGTCGCGAGATGCTATTGCATCTCATTCAGTACTTTGTCAGCAGCTACAACACGGATCAGTATGTGAAATGGCTGTTGGAcaacacacgcatacacatcCTGCCTACCATGAATCCCGATGGCTATGCCGTATCGAAGGAAGGCACCTGTGATGGTGGTCAGGGGCG TTACAACGCGCGTGGCTTTGATTTGAATCGCAATTTCCCGGATTACTTTAAGCAGAACAATAAACGTGGACAGCCGGAAACGGATGCGGTCAAGGATTGGATCTCCAAAATACAGTTTGTTCTGAGCGGCAGTCTGCATGGTGGCGCCTTAGTTGCCAGTTATCCGTACGACAACACGCCCAACTCCAGT CCCCTGGGCGCAGTGTTTCAAACCTATTCGGCAGCGCCGTCGCTGACACCCGACGACGATGTTTTCAAGCATTTATCCCTGGTCTATGCCCGCAATCACGCCAAGATGTCCCGAGGCGTTGCCTGCAAGTCGGCCACGCCAGCTTTTGAAAATGGCATTACAAATGGCGCTGCCTGGTATCCATTGACGGGTGGCATGCAGGATTACAATTATGTGTGGTACGGCTGCATGGAGATTACGTTGGAGATCTCGTGCTGCAAATTTCCACCAGCCTATGAGCTCAAAAAATACTGGGAAGACAATCAACTG TCTCTAATTAAATTCCTAGCAGAGGCGCATCGTGGCGTCCAAGGCTTTGTATTCGATCCGGCGGGCATGCCCATTGAGAGAGCTTCCATCAAGATTAAAGGACGTGATGTGGGCTTCCAGACGACCAAATACGGCGAGTTCTGGCGCATACTGCTACCGGGCTACTATAAGGCTGAG GTCTTTGCCGAGGGCTATGCGCCACGCGAGGTCGAGTTTGTCATTGTGGAACAGCATCCCACGCTGCTCAATGTCACATTACAAGCATCCAAG CGCGTTGAGGGAGTTGGCGCCGGAGGTCCATCGTTTTATCGACCCATGCAGGCACCGCAGCATTATAGACCAGGTGTCCCGCCCTATGCAACAGCCGCCTCCAATGACAACGGCATCTTGTCCACCATCAGCAATGGACTAAACAGTTTGTACTCGAATATATTCGGTTGA
- the LOC132795849 gene encoding carboxypeptidase D isoform X4 gives MILRNTIVGQLLLLMLLYTTEYLCNAKTVSTEPLSMALPEPRAYLPDAQNLDFVYHDHEELTRFLRATSARYPNLTALYSIGKSIQGRDLWVMVVSSSPYEHMVGKPDVKYVGNIHGNEPVGREMLLHLIQYFVSSYNTDQYVKWLLDNTRIHILPTMNPDGYAVSKEGTCDGGQGRYNARGFDLNRNFPDYFKQNNKRGQPETDAVKDWISKIQFVLSGSLHGGALVASYPYDNTPNSMFQTYSAAPSLTPDDDVFKHLSLVYARNHAKMSRGVACKSATPAFENGITNGAAWYPLTGGMQDYNYVWYGCMEITLEISCCKFPPAYELKKYWEDNQLSLIKFLAEAHRGVQGFVFDPAGMPIERASIKIKGRDVGFQTTKYGEFWRILLPGYYKAEVFAEGYAPREVEFVIVEQHPTLLNVTLQASKRVEGVGAGGPSFYRPMQAPQHYRPGVPPYATAASNDNGILSTISNGLNSLYSNIFG, from the exons ATGATACTGCGAAACACAATTGTtggccagctgctgttgctgatgttgctctACACAACGGAGTATCTGTGCAATGCCAAGACCGTATCCACGGAGCCACTTTCAATGGCATTGCCCGAACCACGAGCTTATCTACCCGATGCCCAAAATCTGGATTTCGTTTATCACGATCACGAGGAGCTCACTCGATTCTTGAG GGCCACAAGTGCTCGATATCCCAATCTAACAGCACTTTATTCGATTGGCAAATCGATACAAGGCCGTGATCTCTGGGTAATGGTCGTGAGTTCATCGCCGTATGAGCATATGGTGGGCAAACCCGATGTCAAATATGTGGGCAACATTCACGGCAACGAGCCGGTGGGTCGCGAGATGCTATTGCATCTCATTCAGTACTTTGTCAGCAGCTACAACACGGATCAGTATGTGAAATGGCTGTTGGAcaacacacgcatacacatcCTGCCTACCATGAATCCCGATGGCTATGCCGTATCGAAGGAAGGCACCTGTGATGGTGGTCAGGGGCG TTACAACGCGCGTGGCTTTGATTTGAATCGCAATTTCCCGGATTACTTTAAGCAGAACAATAAACGTGGACAGCCGGAAACGGATGCGGTCAAGGATTGGATCTCCAAAATACAGTTTGTTCTGAGCGGCAGTCTGCATGGTGGCGCCTTAGTTGCCAGTTATCCGTACGACAACACGCCCAACTCCA TGTTTCAAACCTATTCGGCAGCGCCGTCGCTGACACCCGACGACGATGTTTTCAAGCATTTATCCCTGGTCTATGCCCGCAATCACGCCAAGATGTCCCGAGGCGTTGCCTGCAAGTCGGCCACGCCAGCTTTTGAAAATGGCATTACAAATGGCGCTGCCTGGTATCCATTGACGGGTGGCATGCAGGATTACAATTATGTGTGGTACGGCTGCATGGAGATTACGTTGGAGATCTCGTGCTGCAAATTTCCACCAGCCTATGAGCTCAAAAAATACTGGGAAGACAATCAACTG TCTCTAATTAAATTCCTAGCAGAGGCGCATCGTGGCGTCCAAGGCTTTGTATTCGATCCGGCGGGCATGCCCATTGAGAGAGCTTCCATCAAGATTAAAGGACGTGATGTGGGCTTCCAGACGACCAAATACGGCGAGTTCTGGCGCATACTGCTACCGGGCTACTATAAGGCTGAG GTCTTTGCCGAGGGCTATGCGCCACGCGAGGTCGAGTTTGTCATTGTGGAACAGCATCCCACGCTGCTCAATGTCACATTACAAGCATCCAAG CGCGTTGAGGGAGTTGGCGCCGGAGGTCCATCGTTTTATCGACCCATGCAGGCACCGCAGCATTATAGACCAGGTGTCCCGCCCTATGCAACAGCCGCCTCCAATGACAACGGCATCTTGTCCACCATCAGCAATGGACTAAACAGTTTGTACTCGAATATATTCGGTTGA
- the LOC132795849 gene encoding carboxypeptidase D isoform X1 → MILRNTIVGQLLLLMLLYTTEYLCNAKTVSTEPLSMALPEPRAYLPDAQNLDFVYHDHEELTRFLRATSARYPNLTALYSIGKSIQGRDLWVMVVSSSPYEHMVGKPDVKYVGNIHGNEPVGREMLLHLIQYFVSSYNTDQYVKWLLDNTRIHILPTMNPDGYAVSKEGTCDGGQGRYNARGFDLNRNFPDYFKQNNKRGQPETDAVKDWISKIQFVLSGSLHGGALVASYPYDNTPNSRLLKGICRSSALCAMFQTYSAAPSLTPDDDVFKHLSLVYARNHAKMSRGVACKSATPAFENGITNGAAWYPLTGGMQDYNYVWYGCMEITLEISCCKFPPAYELKKYWEDNQLSLIKFLAEAHRGVQGFVFDPAGMPIERASIKIKGRDVGFQTTKYGEFWRILLPGYYKAEVFAEGYAPREVEFVIVEQHPTLLNVTLQASKRVEGVGAGGPSFYRPMQAPQHYRPGVPPYATAASNDNGILSTISNGLNSLYSNIFG, encoded by the exons ATGATACTGCGAAACACAATTGTtggccagctgctgttgctgatgttgctctACACAACGGAGTATCTGTGCAATGCCAAGACCGTATCCACGGAGCCACTTTCAATGGCATTGCCCGAACCACGAGCTTATCTACCCGATGCCCAAAATCTGGATTTCGTTTATCACGATCACGAGGAGCTCACTCGATTCTTGAG GGCCACAAGTGCTCGATATCCCAATCTAACAGCACTTTATTCGATTGGCAAATCGATACAAGGCCGTGATCTCTGGGTAATGGTCGTGAGTTCATCGCCGTATGAGCATATGGTGGGCAAACCCGATGTCAAATATGTGGGCAACATTCACGGCAACGAGCCGGTGGGTCGCGAGATGCTATTGCATCTCATTCAGTACTTTGTCAGCAGCTACAACACGGATCAGTATGTGAAATGGCTGTTGGAcaacacacgcatacacatcCTGCCTACCATGAATCCCGATGGCTATGCCGTATCGAAGGAAGGCACCTGTGATGGTGGTCAGGGGCG TTACAACGCGCGTGGCTTTGATTTGAATCGCAATTTCCCGGATTACTTTAAGCAGAACAATAAACGTGGACAGCCGGAAACGGATGCGGTCAAGGATTGGATCTCCAAAATACAGTTTGTTCTGAGCGGCAGTCTGCATGGTGGCGCCTTAGTTGCCAGTTATCCGTACGACAACACGCCCAACTCCAG GCTGCTGAAAGGAATCTGCCGTTCGTCCGCGCTCTGTGCGA TGTTTCAAACCTATTCGGCAGCGCCGTCGCTGACACCCGACGACGATGTTTTCAAGCATTTATCCCTGGTCTATGCCCGCAATCACGCCAAGATGTCCCGAGGCGTTGCCTGCAAGTCGGCCACGCCAGCTTTTGAAAATGGCATTACAAATGGCGCTGCCTGGTATCCATTGACGGGTGGCATGCAGGATTACAATTATGTGTGGTACGGCTGCATGGAGATTACGTTGGAGATCTCGTGCTGCAAATTTCCACCAGCCTATGAGCTCAAAAAATACTGGGAAGACAATCAACTG TCTCTAATTAAATTCCTAGCAGAGGCGCATCGTGGCGTCCAAGGCTTTGTATTCGATCCGGCGGGCATGCCCATTGAGAGAGCTTCCATCAAGATTAAAGGACGTGATGTGGGCTTCCAGACGACCAAATACGGCGAGTTCTGGCGCATACTGCTACCGGGCTACTATAAGGCTGAG GTCTTTGCCGAGGGCTATGCGCCACGCGAGGTCGAGTTTGTCATTGTGGAACAGCATCCCACGCTGCTCAATGTCACATTACAAGCATCCAAG CGCGTTGAGGGAGTTGGCGCCGGAGGTCCATCGTTTTATCGACCCATGCAGGCACCGCAGCATTATAGACCAGGTGTCCCGCCCTATGCAACAGCCGCCTCCAATGACAACGGCATCTTGTCCACCATCAGCAATGGACTAAACAGTTTGTACTCGAATATATTCGGTTGA
- the LOC132795849 gene encoding carboxypeptidase D isoform X2, translated as MILRNTIVGQLLLLMLLYTTEYLCNAKTVSTEPLSMALPEPRAYLPDAQNLDFVYHDHEELTRFLRATSARYPNLTALYSIGKSIQGRDLWVMVVSSSPYEHMVGKPDVKYVGNIHGNEPVGREMLLHLIQYFVSSYNTDQYVKWLLDNTRIHILPTMNPDGYAVSKEGTCDGGQGRYNARGFDLNRNFPDYFKQNNKRGQPETDAVKDWISKIQFVLSGSLHGGALVASYPYDNTPNSRICRSSALCAMFQTYSAAPSLTPDDDVFKHLSLVYARNHAKMSRGVACKSATPAFENGITNGAAWYPLTGGMQDYNYVWYGCMEITLEISCCKFPPAYELKKYWEDNQLSLIKFLAEAHRGVQGFVFDPAGMPIERASIKIKGRDVGFQTTKYGEFWRILLPGYYKAEVFAEGYAPREVEFVIVEQHPTLLNVTLQASKRVEGVGAGGPSFYRPMQAPQHYRPGVPPYATAASNDNGILSTISNGLNSLYSNIFG; from the exons ATGATACTGCGAAACACAATTGTtggccagctgctgttgctgatgttgctctACACAACGGAGTATCTGTGCAATGCCAAGACCGTATCCACGGAGCCACTTTCAATGGCATTGCCCGAACCACGAGCTTATCTACCCGATGCCCAAAATCTGGATTTCGTTTATCACGATCACGAGGAGCTCACTCGATTCTTGAG GGCCACAAGTGCTCGATATCCCAATCTAACAGCACTTTATTCGATTGGCAAATCGATACAAGGCCGTGATCTCTGGGTAATGGTCGTGAGTTCATCGCCGTATGAGCATATGGTGGGCAAACCCGATGTCAAATATGTGGGCAACATTCACGGCAACGAGCCGGTGGGTCGCGAGATGCTATTGCATCTCATTCAGTACTTTGTCAGCAGCTACAACACGGATCAGTATGTGAAATGGCTGTTGGAcaacacacgcatacacatcCTGCCTACCATGAATCCCGATGGCTATGCCGTATCGAAGGAAGGCACCTGTGATGGTGGTCAGGGGCG TTACAACGCGCGTGGCTTTGATTTGAATCGCAATTTCCCGGATTACTTTAAGCAGAACAATAAACGTGGACAGCCGGAAACGGATGCGGTCAAGGATTGGATCTCCAAAATACAGTTTGTTCTGAGCGGCAGTCTGCATGGTGGCGCCTTAGTTGCCAGTTATCCGTACGACAACACGCCCAACTCCA GAATCTGCCGTTCGTCCGCGCTCTGTGCGA TGTTTCAAACCTATTCGGCAGCGCCGTCGCTGACACCCGACGACGATGTTTTCAAGCATTTATCCCTGGTCTATGCCCGCAATCACGCCAAGATGTCCCGAGGCGTTGCCTGCAAGTCGGCCACGCCAGCTTTTGAAAATGGCATTACAAATGGCGCTGCCTGGTATCCATTGACGGGTGGCATGCAGGATTACAATTATGTGTGGTACGGCTGCATGGAGATTACGTTGGAGATCTCGTGCTGCAAATTTCCACCAGCCTATGAGCTCAAAAAATACTGGGAAGACAATCAACTG TCTCTAATTAAATTCCTAGCAGAGGCGCATCGTGGCGTCCAAGGCTTTGTATTCGATCCGGCGGGCATGCCCATTGAGAGAGCTTCCATCAAGATTAAAGGACGTGATGTGGGCTTCCAGACGACCAAATACGGCGAGTTCTGGCGCATACTGCTACCGGGCTACTATAAGGCTGAG GTCTTTGCCGAGGGCTATGCGCCACGCGAGGTCGAGTTTGTCATTGTGGAACAGCATCCCACGCTGCTCAATGTCACATTACAAGCATCCAAG CGCGTTGAGGGAGTTGGCGCCGGAGGTCCATCGTTTTATCGACCCATGCAGGCACCGCAGCATTATAGACCAGGTGTCCCGCCCTATGCAACAGCCGCCTCCAATGACAACGGCATCTTGTCCACCATCAGCAATGGACTAAACAGTTTGTACTCGAATATATTCGGTTGA
- the LOC132795849 gene encoding carboxypeptidase D isoform X6, with amino-acid sequence MILRNTIVGQLLLLMLLYTTEYLCNAKTVSTEPLSMALPEPRAYLPDAQNLDFVYHDHEELTRFLRATSARYPNLTALYSIGKSIQGRDLWVMVVSSSPYEHMVGKPDVKYVGNIHGNEPVGREMLLHLIQYFVSSYNTDQYVKWLLDNTRIHILPTMNPDGYAVSKEGTCDGGQGRYNARGFDLNRNFPDYFKQNNKRGQPETDAVKDWISKIQFVLSGSLHGGALVASYPYDNTPNSMFQTYSAAPSLTPDDDVFKHLSLVYARNHAKMSRGVACKSATPAFENGITNGAAWYPLTGGMQDYNYVWYGCMEITLEISCCKFPPAYELKKYWEDNQLSLIKFLAEAHRGVQGFVFDPAGMPIERASIKIKGRDVGFQTTKYGEFWRILLPGYYKAEVFAEGYAPREVEFVIVEQHPTLLNVTLQASKYIIASTTTTTNAPKRSTTARNLRDQPTD; translated from the exons ATGATACTGCGAAACACAATTGTtggccagctgctgttgctgatgttgctctACACAACGGAGTATCTGTGCAATGCCAAGACCGTATCCACGGAGCCACTTTCAATGGCATTGCCCGAACCACGAGCTTATCTACCCGATGCCCAAAATCTGGATTTCGTTTATCACGATCACGAGGAGCTCACTCGATTCTTGAG GGCCACAAGTGCTCGATATCCCAATCTAACAGCACTTTATTCGATTGGCAAATCGATACAAGGCCGTGATCTCTGGGTAATGGTCGTGAGTTCATCGCCGTATGAGCATATGGTGGGCAAACCCGATGTCAAATATGTGGGCAACATTCACGGCAACGAGCCGGTGGGTCGCGAGATGCTATTGCATCTCATTCAGTACTTTGTCAGCAGCTACAACACGGATCAGTATGTGAAATGGCTGTTGGAcaacacacgcatacacatcCTGCCTACCATGAATCCCGATGGCTATGCCGTATCGAAGGAAGGCACCTGTGATGGTGGTCAGGGGCG TTACAACGCGCGTGGCTTTGATTTGAATCGCAATTTCCCGGATTACTTTAAGCAGAACAATAAACGTGGACAGCCGGAAACGGATGCGGTCAAGGATTGGATCTCCAAAATACAGTTTGTTCTGAGCGGCAGTCTGCATGGTGGCGCCTTAGTTGCCAGTTATCCGTACGACAACACGCCCAACTCCA TGTTTCAAACCTATTCGGCAGCGCCGTCGCTGACACCCGACGACGATGTTTTCAAGCATTTATCCCTGGTCTATGCCCGCAATCACGCCAAGATGTCCCGAGGCGTTGCCTGCAAGTCGGCCACGCCAGCTTTTGAAAATGGCATTACAAATGGCGCTGCCTGGTATCCATTGACGGGTGGCATGCAGGATTACAATTATGTGTGGTACGGCTGCATGGAGATTACGTTGGAGATCTCGTGCTGCAAATTTCCACCAGCCTATGAGCTCAAAAAATACTGGGAAGACAATCAACTG TCTCTAATTAAATTCCTAGCAGAGGCGCATCGTGGCGTCCAAGGCTTTGTATTCGATCCGGCGGGCATGCCCATTGAGAGAGCTTCCATCAAGATTAAAGGACGTGATGTGGGCTTCCAGACGACCAAATACGGCGAGTTCTGGCGCATACTGCTACCGGGCTACTATAAGGCTGAG GTCTTTGCCGAGGGCTATGCGCCACGCGAGGTCGAGTTTGTCATTGTGGAACAGCATCCCACGCTGCTCAATGTCACATTACAAGCATCCAAG TATATAATCGCTTCCACCACGACAACTACGAACGCCCCAAAGCGCAGCACAACGGCGCGTAATCTGCGTGATCAGCCCACAGATTAG
- the LOC132795849 gene encoding carboxypeptidase D isoform X5, which produces MILRNTIVGQLLLLMLLYTTEYLCNAKTVSTEPLSMALPEPRAYLPDAQNLDFVYHDHEELTRFLRATSARYPNLTALYSIGKSIQGRDLWVMVVSSSPYEHMVGKPDVKYVGNIHGNEPVGREMLLHLIQYFVSSYNTDQYVKWLLDNTRIHILPTMNPDGYAVSKEGTCDGGQGRYNARGFDLNRNFPDYFKQNNKRGQPETDAVKDWISKIQFVLSGSLHGGALVASYPYDNTPNSRLLKGICRSSALCAMFQTYSAAPSLTPDDDVFKHLSLVYARNHAKMSRGVACKSATPAFENGITNGAAWYPLTGGMQDYNYVWYGCMEITLEISCCKFPPAYELKKYWEDNQLSLIKFLAEAHRGVQGFVFDPAGMPIERASIKIKGRDVGFQTTKYGEFWRILLPGYYKAEVFAEGYAPREVEFVIVEQHPTLLNVTLQASKYIIASTTTTTNAPKRSTTARNLRDQPTD; this is translated from the exons ATGATACTGCGAAACACAATTGTtggccagctgctgttgctgatgttgctctACACAACGGAGTATCTGTGCAATGCCAAGACCGTATCCACGGAGCCACTTTCAATGGCATTGCCCGAACCACGAGCTTATCTACCCGATGCCCAAAATCTGGATTTCGTTTATCACGATCACGAGGAGCTCACTCGATTCTTGAG GGCCACAAGTGCTCGATATCCCAATCTAACAGCACTTTATTCGATTGGCAAATCGATACAAGGCCGTGATCTCTGGGTAATGGTCGTGAGTTCATCGCCGTATGAGCATATGGTGGGCAAACCCGATGTCAAATATGTGGGCAACATTCACGGCAACGAGCCGGTGGGTCGCGAGATGCTATTGCATCTCATTCAGTACTTTGTCAGCAGCTACAACACGGATCAGTATGTGAAATGGCTGTTGGAcaacacacgcatacacatcCTGCCTACCATGAATCCCGATGGCTATGCCGTATCGAAGGAAGGCACCTGTGATGGTGGTCAGGGGCG TTACAACGCGCGTGGCTTTGATTTGAATCGCAATTTCCCGGATTACTTTAAGCAGAACAATAAACGTGGACAGCCGGAAACGGATGCGGTCAAGGATTGGATCTCCAAAATACAGTTTGTTCTGAGCGGCAGTCTGCATGGTGGCGCCTTAGTTGCCAGTTATCCGTACGACAACACGCCCAACTCCAG GCTGCTGAAAGGAATCTGCCGTTCGTCCGCGCTCTGTGCGA TGTTTCAAACCTATTCGGCAGCGCCGTCGCTGACACCCGACGACGATGTTTTCAAGCATTTATCCCTGGTCTATGCCCGCAATCACGCCAAGATGTCCCGAGGCGTTGCCTGCAAGTCGGCCACGCCAGCTTTTGAAAATGGCATTACAAATGGCGCTGCCTGGTATCCATTGACGGGTGGCATGCAGGATTACAATTATGTGTGGTACGGCTGCATGGAGATTACGTTGGAGATCTCGTGCTGCAAATTTCCACCAGCCTATGAGCTCAAAAAATACTGGGAAGACAATCAACTG TCTCTAATTAAATTCCTAGCAGAGGCGCATCGTGGCGTCCAAGGCTTTGTATTCGATCCGGCGGGCATGCCCATTGAGAGAGCTTCCATCAAGATTAAAGGACGTGATGTGGGCTTCCAGACGACCAAATACGGCGAGTTCTGGCGCATACTGCTACCGGGCTACTATAAGGCTGAG GTCTTTGCCGAGGGCTATGCGCCACGCGAGGTCGAGTTTGTCATTGTGGAACAGCATCCCACGCTGCTCAATGTCACATTACAAGCATCCAAG TATATAATCGCTTCCACCACGACAACTACGAACGCCCCAAAGCGCAGCACAACGGCGCGTAATCTGCGTGATCAGCCCACAGATTAG
- the LOC132795856 gene encoding serine protease SP24D, producing the protein MKLTATLVFLSALIGCSQAIAGGEDAVLGQLPYQAALSIGGSYNCGAVIIAERYALTALTCVCSAGKDTAWPPQLFMVSAGSVDLYNAAQRIRVEEITLSPDYNELKTGVALLRLESAFVFNSDVSALPLARENPPVGAYVDVSGWGRTKQTDTDMYRTLQVGTAIVEADRECSLVDNVIVDNDQVLCLGHGRRQGICTGDIGGPAVYLGELVGLAADMLGECGGMLPERFISIASNYDWIQKQME; encoded by the exons ATGAAGTTAACTGCAACTCTCGTGTTTCTCAGCGCTCTAATCGGTTGCTCTCAAGCCATTGCTGGCGGCGAGGATGCCGTTTTGGGTCAGTTGCCCTACCAGGCGGCACTCTCCATTGGTGGTTCCTACAACTGCGGTGCGGTGATCATTGCTGAGCGTTATGCGCTCACAGCACTCACCTGCGTCTGCTCCGCCGGCAAGGATACGGC TTGGCCACCACAGCTATTCATGGTCTCTGCTGGCTCTGTCGATCTTTACAATGCCGCTCAACGCATACGCGTCGAGGAAATCACCCTCAGTCCCGACTACAATGAACTGAAGACCGGCGTCGCTCTGCTGCGTCTGGAGTCAGCTTTCGTCTTCAACAGTGATGTGAGTGCCTTGCCTCTGGCCCGCGAGAATCCTCCAGTGGGCGCCTATGTGGATGTCTCTGGCTGGGGACGCACTAAGCAAACCGACACCGACATGTACCGCACCCTGCAAGTTGGCACCGCCATCGTGGAGGCTGACCGCGAATGCAGCCTGGTCGACAATGTGATCGTGGACAACGATCAGGTGTTGTGCCTGGGACATGGCAGACGTCAAGGCATTTGCACCGGGGACATTGGCGGCCCAGCTGTCTATCTGGGAGAACTTGTTGGCCTCGCCGCTGATATGCTTGGCGAATGCGGTGGCATGTTGCCTGAACGCTTCATCAGCATTGCTTCCAACTACGATTGGATTCAAAAGCAGATGGAATAA
- the LOC132795855 gene encoding serine protease SP24D, whose translation MSSQLLVCLLAALCLSCVAAQSSRLVDGESAAVGSHPYSVSLQFQGDHICGGALISDRVVLTAAHCVTRGGSIESYPARSFTVRAGSIQRSAGGQLVTVSSIVVHKSYANGLNNLALLVLHSPLTLNANTQPIALATEVPSAGVTLTFSGWGSLKDSGALSHRLIVGTQLLLSDAECQQQLYLQDEGLLCLAPTDTQTAQGICVGDAGAPAVYNNQLVGIGSFYVGGCGSSSPDGFLNIAYYRDWISENTP comes from the exons ATGTCGTCGCAATTGCTCGTCTGTCTTCTTGCGGCACTCTGTCTGAGCTGTGTGGCCGCCCAGTCGAGTCGCCTGGTCGATGGCGAATCGGCTGCCGTGGGTTCGCATCCCTACAGCGTCTCGCTCCAGTTTCAAGGTGACCACATCTGTGGCGGTGCCCTAATCAGCGATAGAGTTGTCCTGACGGCAGCGCATTGCGTCACACGTGGCGGTAGCATTGAAAG TTATCCAGCTAGAAGCTTTACTGTCCGCGCTGGCAGCATTCAACGTTCCGCTGGCGGTCAATTGGTCACCGTCTCCAGTATCGTTGTGCACAAATCCTATGCCAATGGCCTGAATAATTTGGCGCTACTTGTGCTGCACTCGCCGCTCACCCTCAATGCCAACACCCAGCCCATTGCCTTAGCCACTGAGGTGCCTTCAGCTGGCGTTACCTTGACCTTCAGCGGCTGGGGTTCATTGAAGGATTCGGGTGCCTTGAGCCACCGCTTGATTGTGGGCACCCAGCTGTTGCTCAGCGATGCCGAGTGTCAGCAGCAGTTGTATCTGCAGGACGAGGGTCTCCTCTGTTTGGCCCCCACAGATACTCAAACGGCGCAAGGCATTTGCGTTGGCGATGCTGGCGCACCGGCTGTCTACAACAATCAACTGGTTGGCATCGGCAGCTTTTATGTGGGCGGCTGTGGTAGCAGCAGTCCCGATGGTTTCCTCAATATTGCCTACTATCGTGACTGGATCAGCGAGAATACTCCCTGA